From Melitaea cinxia chromosome 16, ilMelCinx1.1, whole genome shotgun sequence, a single genomic window includes:
- the LOC123660824 gene encoding uncharacterized protein LOC123660824 — MKCEIPEYARCCCCFPLRYGLLVWAYTKLVLIGIILFQYFDLIITAIASERISSHNVALFVLIFIITIFYCVDFVFHIIFIISAHKKSTAMMKLFYKEAIVGLIFYVFCFFYFLVFYLTKFSFMYLYLELGLWCLFVLVIIAHGYLILLVRSEVRKLERNSNFQFTNTAQTEEQNMKADAGVIA; from the exons atgaagtGTGAAATTCCTGAATATGCAAGATGCTGCTGCTGTTTTCCATTAAGATATGGACTGCTTGTGTGGGCTTATACGAAACTG GTTTTAATcggaataatattatttcaatattttgacTTAATAATTACAGCAATTGCTTCGGAACGAATTAGTAGCCACAATGTAGCtctatttgtacttatatttataataacaatattctatTGCGTAgattttgtttttcatattattttcatcATAAGTGCCCATAAG AAAAGCACTGCAATGATGAAGTTGTTTTATAAGGAAGCTATAGTTGGATtgatattttacgttttttgctttttttactTCCTCGTGTTTTACCTCACGAAGTTTTCTTTCATGTACCTGTATTTGGAATTGGGGCTTTGGTGTCTATTCGTGTTAGTCATAA ttgcCCATGGTTACCTGATCCTCCTAGTGCGAAGCGAAGTGAGGAAACTTGAAAGAAATTCTAACTTCCAGTTCACAAACACCGCACAGACGGAAGAGCAGAACATGAAAGCCGACGCAGGCGTTATCGCTTGA